The Candidatus Abyssobacteria bacterium SURF_5 genomic interval TGCCGGTGAACAGTTTGCCGCCGACCTTCAGCGGATGGTCCTCGTGGTTGTAATAATGAGCCGATTCCGCCCGCCAATACACCTTTGGTCTGGCCGGCTTTGCGGGATCGAGTTCGATATCGAACGGGTTTTCATTGACGTACTGCGCGAGTCCATTGAACAGAGCGACCCGGTAATTGCCGGCATATGATCCCACGTTGCCGGCGATGCGGCCGACGTTGCCGGTCAAAGCGGCCAGCAAGAAGACGGCGCGATCCTTGAGGTCGTTGTTGAAGAACTGGTTGGGTCCCATTCCGATCGCCATAAGGGTCTTGCCGGGATGGGCCGCTATCTCACGTGCGAGCGAGACGATCGCATCTTTCGGCGCCCAGGTAATCTGCTCACCGTTTTCGGGCGAATAGTTATCGGCGAGGTAGTTTTTGATTACGGTGAAGATGGTGGCCGCTCGCACTGTCTCGTCGTTCGTCAGGGTTACCTCGAATTCCCCTTCGAGGGCGGGAGAAAGTCCTGAGTCATCGAAATGATTGCCGACCTGATCGCGGGTGATGGCGGCGGGCGCTTTTTTCTTAGTGTCCCAGACGACGAAATCGCCCCACTCGTCGCGCATCTCGGCCGGAATAAGCTGCTCCACCTGCTTATGGGGAGGGATTTTCTTGTCATCTGGTCGGACGACACGCGCCATGTTCTTGAGATCGGCGTTCTGATAATCTTTGAAGATGTCGGAGGCATGCAGGAGCTTCATGTTGTCGTAGCGAACGAGCAGAGGCAGGTCGGTGAACCGTTTGACGTACTTTTCATCGAACAGCTTTTCCTGGACGATAACATTGGATAAGGCGAGCGCGAGAGCGGGCGTTGTTCCCGGGCGAACCATGATTCCGACGTCGGCCTTGTTCACGGTTGCGCTATATTCGCAGGCGATGACGACGACGCGCGTGCCTTTCACGCGCGCCTCGGTGAGCCAGTGGGCGTCGGGCATTTTGGTGGTAATCCAATTCATCCCCCACACGATTACGAGGTCCGCCTGTTCGGTTGAGTCCAGATCGAACTCGACGGTCTGCTGTCCGGTGACCATTGGATGTCCGGGCGGGAGATCGGTATGCCAGGAGTAGTTGTCCCATCCCCGCCCGCCGAGCGCATCGTCTTCCGAGACGCCGCGGATATGGCGATCGAGCAGCGCGAGCGAGTTTGCGAAGCGGTACATGCCAAACACGCGCGTCATGCCAAGGAGCGGCATCCCGCCACGGAACTTGAGGCATTGCGTGCCGGCGCCCCGCGTGACCTCGATCATCTCCTCGTCATATCCCTGTGCGCGCAGGCGCTTGGCGCCAGCTTCGCCGGAATAGGTCTGTGCGACATTGATCAACGTTCTTGCGGCCAGATCGGCCGCTTTCTCCCACGGTATTTTCTCCCAGGTATCGCGCGCGCGGTTGAAATACTCGACGGGCGGCTTTCCGGTGACCGGGTCACGCGGGAATCCTTTTTCGACCCATTCGCGGAAGCCGGTGCGCACCATGGGCGCCTTCACGCGGCGGTCTCCGTAGAAGCGTCGTGTGAGGGCGAGCCCTTTCTGGCAGCAGCGGGGGTCCCATCGGGCGGAGGCCTTGTTTCCGTAAAGGTCTTCGGCCTTTCCATAGCCGTAGGTGGCGCCGATGCGCACGATGACATCGTTTTTGACGTGCGCGGTGAGCAGGCAATTATGCGTGTCGTTGGGCGCGCACAGAAACGTGAAGGTGCTGTCGGGTTTGAAGAGATCCCGATAGACTTTTTCCCAATCGCGATTCGGGTAAGCCTCGAGAGGGCTTTGCGCCGCCTCGACGAAGAGCCAGGGGAACTGTGCCAGGTATCCGGCAAAACCGAGCGCCGACGCTTTCT includes:
- a CDS encoding molybdopterin oxidoreductase, whose product is MTTKGSEAGNGFGRREFIKKASALGFAGYLAQFPWLFVEAAQSPLEAYPNRDWEKVYRDLFKPDSTFTFLCAPNDTHNCLLTAHVKNDVIVRIGATYGYGKAEDLYGNKASARWDPRCCQKGLALTRRFYGDRRVKAPMVRTGFREWVEKGFPRDPVTGKPPVEYFNRARDTWEKIPWEKAADLAARTLINVAQTYSGEAGAKRLRAQGYDEEMIEVTRGAGTQCLKFRGGMPLLGMTRVFGMYRFANSLALLDRHIRGVSEDDALGGRGWDNYSWHTDLPPGHPMVTGQQTVEFDLDSTEQADLVIVWGMNWITTKMPDAHWLTEARVKGTRVVVIACEYSATVNKADVGIMVRPGTTPALALALSNVIVQEKLFDEKYVKRFTDLPLLVRYDNMKLLHASDIFKDYQNADLKNMARVVRPDDKKIPPHKQVEQLIPAEMRDEWGDFVVWDTKKKAPAAITRDQVGNHFDDSGLSPALEGEFEVTLTNDETVRAATIFTVIKNYLADNYSPENGEQITWAPKDAIVSLAREIAAHPGKTLMAIGMGPNQFFNNDLKDRAVFLLAALTGNVGRIAGNVGSYAGNYRVALFNGLAQYVNENPFDIELDPAKPARPKVYWRAESAHYYNHEDHPLKVGGKLFTGKTHMPAPTKTLWFANANSILGNVKWHYNVVHNVLPKFEMIAVNEWWWSTSCEHADIVFAADSWAETKNPDMCASVTNPFLTLYPETPIARIHDSRGDIEIIAMVGKRIGELIDDPRFSLYWKFADEQKSGVYLQRILDHSSNTAGYSFADLHEKAKKGVPALMMSRTMPKCVGFEQTEESVPWYTKTGRLEFYRDEPEFIEHGENLPVHREPIDSTFYEPNAILAAAHPLIRPLTPQDYGLDPGDQSGEVRQVRNVVKPWSELSQTQHPLMSQGYRFIFHTPKYRHGAHTTPIDTDMVAILFGPFGDIYRRDKRMPFVSEGYVDINPQDARKLGIEDGDYVWIDADPADRPYRGWKPDDPDYKVSRLLCRARYYPGTPLGVTRMWFNMYAATPGSVKGQETREDGLAKNPETNYQAMFRTGSHQSATRGWLKPTHMTDSLVRKDVAGQNIGKGFLPDVHCPTGAPRESFVKIEKAEPGGINGSALWQPAALGIRPTYESESFKRYLSGAYIVKRSQ